The genomic stretch CCATCGATCGATCCCCTCGTGCGGGCGACGGCCGGATGTGTGAATACCGCGTCCTCAAAGCCTTGTTGGACACCATCCCCGTTGGGCTGGATGACCATGGGATGCACGTCGACCCTTCCGTGTTCGGAGGCGAGTTCGATCCGGATCGGCAGCCAGTCCGTCACCGGCTCGTAACCACGCGACGCCAGCCACTCGATCACATCGGGCACGACATTGGCGTCCACGAAGACATCAAGGTCCCCGTGCTCACGGGTTTGCCGTCCCACCAACGCATCGACGCCCCAACCGCCGTTGACCTGATAGACGATCTCTCTTTCCGTCAGCCAACCGATGATGGTCAAGACCTCGCTCGCAGGCGTGGTGGATGCATGAACCATATGAGACACCTCCCTCCCCTCGGGCTGGGATGACCCGGCCGAATTTTCCAGGCAGGTCGTCTACTGTCAACCCGCTCAACCATTGACGGCTTGGCGAATCCTCCTGGACATCCTGACATGAGACAAGGGGCCGCACACGCAGCACACCGAGAGCCAGACTGCCATTCCTCGGTCCCTCAGTGAACGAAGGGCTGCCCCTGTTCCCATGCCACCCCTGAACGGACACCGCAGCGCCCCGGATGCCTAACTTTCCGGGACGCGACCCCGCGGCCCTCGTCACAGAGCGCGCCGCCAGGTGAGTCCGGGAAACCGGGCGAATCCCCCGTCCATGGTGATGAAGGTGGCGCCGGCCTCGATGGCCATGGCCGCCAGATAGGCGTCGGGAACCACGTTGCCGCGCGCCCCGAGGTTCCGGCACAGGCTCTCGAAGATGCGCCAATGCTCCCGCCCTGGACGGATGCGGACCGCCGACGGGGCGCTCAACACCGTCTGACAGAAGTCCAGCGCCACCTGCGGCGGAGTCGGTTCGCGGTAGACCCGGTGGTTCGTCACGATTCGCAGAAAACCCGACAAGATCAGCTCGGACACCCCGAAGGGTTCGTCGGCGGTTAGCGCAGCCGTGAGCCACGCGTGGTGTTCCGCGAACCGCGGGAACTCCGGCCGGTGCGCGTAGATGAACAGGTTGACGTCAGCGAGCAGCACGATCGTCTTCGCCGAGAAGCGCTGCGAGGGCGTCCTTGTCCTCGAGGTCGACGCCCGGCTTCAACCCGCTGCCGCCGAAGGTGGGCAGGGTGACCTCACGGCGTGGCCCGGCCTGCTCAGCGAGTGAAACCCGTAGGGCGTCGGAGACCACCTCGCTCAAGGTCCTTCCCTGACGGGCCGCCCGCTCCTTGGCCCGGCGCAGCAGTTCATCGTCCAGATTCACCGTGGTGCGCATGATCACATTTTATCGTCACCTCATTGCATCAAGATGCGCGCGGGCACGGCCCGAAGAACCCCGACCGTAGGCTCATCGCCAAGAGGAAGGGCCGAGGTCCTCAAGAAAGCGACAACCCCGGCAACGCTTTGATGGCCGCGGCGGGCTTTGCCAGCTCCTTGGGTTGGGCGGCCGGCGCTGACCTCCCAGCGACCTTTCCGACGAGCCCAAAGCGCGCATCCCGAACCCGACGACCCATTGATATTGACCGCCATTATCATTTAGGATCTCGGGCAGATCACGGAAAGGAGGTGTCCCATGAACCAGGATCTGACGTTTGAGATCGTCGCGCCGCAGTGCGGCAGCGCCTCCGTGGCGCATCCAACCTGCTCGAACGCCCTCGTCGAAGACCTCTTCGGCGACGAGTGACCACGACGCGGTGAGGTGGGGGCTTCCCACCTCACCGCCCGGCTCTCAGGCACCTAGGAGTACACCATGCCGCCCTCCAGCACACTGATCGACACCACACTCGCCGACGGCGTCTGCCTGTTCCGCACCGGCGGCGGGTGGGCGCTACGCCGCCCGGACAGCCTCTTCGTCCGGCTGCACGGCGCGGCCGCCAGTGCGCTGGATCATGCCACCGAGATCGGAACCGATCCTGTGCTCGGCCCCGCCTTCGCCGAGGCCGGGTACCTTCATGAGGGTCCCGCCGCCAGCGTTCGCCCAAACCTGCGCCCCCACGGCCGGGGGGTGCTGCACGACATGGTCACCCCACTGCTCACCGCCGCGTCCACCCAAAACGGCGAGGCCCCATCCCTCCCTTGCCTACTCCTCGACGCCCCGCCCATGGCCCCAACCGAGAACTACGCCCTGACCGCCTGGGCCGAGGGCAACCGCGTTTTCGTCAGTCCGTTCGCCCCCGCGGGAGAGGCCGAGCCCTGCCTCGTCACCGATGTCATCGCCCGGCGGATCGCCGCCTCCGCCACCCCCGGCCTGCTGCGGGACCGCCTCAGCGACCCCGGACGCCGCCCACCGCTGCGGCTGAGCACGCCCGCGGCGCTGCTCATCGCCCACCTCATCGCCCGCCAGGTGCACGACGTGCCCGCCAGCCGCAGGCGGCTATACTGCCTCGACATCGCGGCTGGCCAGTGGGAACAGCACATGGTCCATCCGGTGCCGCGCCTGGCGGATTCGGGTCCGCGCACGTGAACACCATCCGGGTCACCACCAA from Arachnia propionica encodes the following:
- a CDS encoding nucleotidyltransferase domain-containing protein encodes the protein MTIIGWLTEREIVYQVNGGWGVDALVGRQTREHGDLDVFVDANVVPDVIEWLASRGYEPVTDWLPIRIELASEHGRVDVHPMVIQPNGDGVQQGFEDAVFTHPAVARTRGSIDGVPVIVGTAERLRELRNGYDPRPEDEHDLEVLSRLRDGGAGQQSG
- a CDS encoding type II toxin-antitoxin system VapC family toxin; the encoded protein is MLLADVNLFIYAHRPEFPRFAEHHAWLTAALTADEPFGVSELILSGFLRIVTNHRVYREPTPPQVALDFCQTVLSAPSAVRIRPGREHWRIFESLCRNLGARGNVVPDAYLAAMAIEAGATFITMDGGFARFPGLTWRRAL
- a CDS encoding type II toxin-antitoxin system VapB family antitoxin, which translates into the protein MRTTVNLDDELLRRAKERAARQGRTLSEVVSDALRVSLAEQAGPRREVTLPTFGGSGLKPGVDLEDKDALAALLGEDDRAAR